In Elaeis guineensis isolate ETL-2024a chromosome 1, EG11, whole genome shotgun sequence, a genomic segment contains:
- the LOC105038914 gene encoding serine/threonine-protein kinase UCN-like — MELDLDKLTAVRVLGKGAMGTVFLVTDRSAHPSRPPVFALKVVEKHSPTAKPDADRRARWELSVLSRLGPHPFLPSLLGSLETPELLAWAVPFCPGGDLNALRYSLSDRIFSPAAIRFYLSEIVSALAHLHSLGIVYRDLKPENVLLQASGHVTLTDFDLSRHLAPKPLPSSPSSINPISLPSPPDNNHRRRRGYHHHRRNLTRIFFGGHASPGGGSPDVTGHLPHQLKKAKSARVSPVSRRRPSISAGVASCERSHSFVGTEEYVSPEVVRGDGHEFAVDWWAVGILTYEMAYGRTPFRGRNRKETFRNVLTRQPEFTGRQRTDLTDLIARLLAKDPARRLGYAGGAEEVKAHPFFRGVQWDLLADVNRPPFLAPLEDLEEEVLAPSCDGTADAVEGFDIRDYFKRLRQQQASPAAPSPLSSSVSLSDF, encoded by the coding sequence ATGGAGCTGGACCTGGACAAGCTGACCGCGGTTCGGGTCCTGGGGAAGGGGGCGATGGGCACCGTCTTCCTGGTCACCGACCGGTCGGCCCACCCGTCACGGCCGCCGGTGTTCGCCCTCAAGGTGGTGGAGAAGCACTCCCCCACCGCCAAGCCCGACGCCGACCGCCGCGCCCGCTGGGAGCTCTCCGTCCTCTCCCGCCTCGGGCCCCACCCCTTCCTTCCCTCCCTGCTGGGCTCCTTGGAGACCCCCGAGTTGTTGGCCTGGGCCGTCCCCTTCTGCCCCGGCGGcgacctcaacgccctccggtACTCCCTCTCCGACCGCATCTTCTCCCCCGCCGCCATCCGTTTCTACCTCTCCGAGATCGTCTCCGCCCTCGCCCACCTCCACTCCCTCGGCATCGTCTACCGCGACCTCAAGCCCGAGAACGTCCTCCTCCAGGCCTCCGGCCACGTCACCCTCACCGACTTCGACCTCTCCCGCCACCTCGCCCCCAAACCCctcccctcctccccctcctccatcAATCCCATCTCCCTCCCCTCCCCACCCGACAACAATCATCGGCGTCGACGCGGCTACCACCACCACCGCCGCAACCTCACCCGCATCTTCTTCGGTGGCCACGCCAGTCCCGGCGGCGGATCTCCCGACGTCACCGGCCACCTCCCGCACCAGCTCAAGAAGGCCAAGTCCGCCCGCGTCTCTCCCGTCAGCCGCCGCCGCCCCAGCATTTCCGCCGGTGTCGCCTCCTGCGAGCGTTCCCACTCCTTTGTCGGCACGGAGGAGTACGTCTCCCCCGAGGTCGTCCGCGGCGACGGCCACGAGTTCGCCGTCGACTGGTGGGCCGTCGGCATCCTCACCTACGAGATGGCCTACGGCCGCACCCCCTTCCGCGGCCGCAACCGCAAGGAGACCTTTCGGAACGTCCTCACCCGCCAGCCGGAGTTCACCGGCCGGCAGCGCACCGACCTCACCGACCTTATCGCGCGCCTCCTCGCCAAGGACCCTGCCCGCCGGCTGGGGTACGCCGGCGGGGCGGAGGAAGTCAAGGCCCACCCCTTTTTCCGGGGAGTCCAGTGGGATCTGCTCGCCGACGTCAACCGCCCGCCCTTCCTCGCGCCGCTGGAGGACCTTGAGGAGGAGGTGCTCGCGCCGAGCTGTGACGGGACCGCCGACGCCGTCGAGGGGTTCGACATCCGGGACTACTTCAAGCGGCTCCGGCAGCAGCAGGCCTCGCCGGCGGCGCCGTCGCCGTTGTCGTCGTCGGTGTCTCTCTCGGACTTCTGA